One window of Caldanaerovirga acetigignens genomic DNA carries:
- a CDS encoding ABC transporter permease: protein MLNSWRSFWVRFLFAAQMAWQGVAINPLRAGLTILGVAIGVASVVSLMGIGEGARIAVVRQFESLGSNVIVIKAHDEKAEFEPEEAEELLERVSGLKYASPVVRTNAVLRWRRTRGQVEVLGVSSDFPELRDHKLASGRFFTKWHVEQRSPVAVVGYNIGRGLLGGRSPVGHTVTINGQTYRIVGVLERKGSGQAEGIDDKVVVPYTTALKIAGKKTVDELWVKAESPKAAELAIAQLGRIYRRKLGLDVTAPKAGGGGQQVPGEEGKENPEGTSLPIPQPPEKEGQSKGEKPGLELGKDIITITNLNTLVEEADKANRIMTLLLGGIAAVSLLVGGLGIMNIMLVAVTERTGEIGVRRALGAKKFDLLLQFLMEAFYLSGIGAALGTLLGMWGVNVFNNYGFSAVVSMDAVKVAVFVALGCGLLFGVYPAWTAASVPPVEALRR, encoded by the coding sequence ATGCTTAATTCGTGGCGGTCCTTCTGGGTAAGGTTCCTTTTTGCCGCCCAGATGGCATGGCAGGGAGTTGCGATAAACCCCCTTAGGGCTGGCCTTACTATCCTAGGGGTAGCAATAGGTGTAGCCTCGGTTGTAAGCCTCATGGGCATAGGTGAAGGTGCTCGAATTGCTGTGGTGAGGCAGTTCGAGAGCCTGGGCTCTAATGTCATAGTAATAAAAGCTCATGACGAAAAAGCAGAGTTTGAGCCAGAAGAAGCTGAGGAGCTTTTAGAAAGGGTCTCTGGTTTAAAATATGCATCGCCAGTAGTGCGGACAAATGCAGTCTTGCGCTGGCGAAGAACCAGGGGACAGGTGGAGGTCCTGGGGGTATCGAGCGATTTCCCCGAGCTCAGGGACCACAAATTAGCTTCCGGGCGCTTTTTTACCAAGTGGCACGTTGAGCAGCGCTCACCTGTGGCGGTGGTTGGATACAATATAGGGAGAGGGCTATTAGGAGGTAGGAGCCCGGTTGGTCATACGGTTACGATAAACGGGCAGACGTACAGGATAGTGGGAGTCCTGGAAAGGAAAGGCTCAGGACAAGCGGAAGGCATAGATGATAAAGTGGTGGTACCCTATACCACGGCTTTAAAAATCGCAGGCAAAAAGACGGTAGACGAATTATGGGTAAAGGCAGAGTCTCCAAAGGCTGCAGAGCTTGCTATAGCCCAGCTTGGGAGGATATACAGGCGGAAATTGGGGCTGGACGTGACCGCGCCGAAGGCAGGAGGCGGAGGCCAGCAAGTGCCTGGAGAAGAGGGGAAGGAAAATCCGGAGGGGACTTCGCTTCCTATCCCTCAACCTCCTGAAAAAGAGGGCCAGAGCAAAGGAGAAAAACCCGGACTTGAGCTTGGAAAGGATATAATCACGATTACGAACCTAAATACCCTAGTGGAGGAAGCAGACAAAGCAAACCGCATAATGACCCTGCTCTTAGGAGGGATAGCGGCTGTATCCCTCTTGGTCGGAGGTCTCGGCATAATGAATATAATGCTTGTCGCAGTGACCGAAAGGACGGGGGAGATAGGAGTGAGGAGGGCCCTTGGGGCAAAGAAGTTCGACCTACTCCTGCAATTTTTGATGGAAGCTTTTTATCTAAGCGGGATAGGCGCGGCACTGGGGACGCTACTAGGAATGTGGGGGGTAAATGTCTTCAACAACTACGGCTTTAGCGCAGTGGTAAGCATGGATGCGGTAAAAGTTGCGGTCTTCGTTGCTTTGGGCTGCGGGTTGCTATTTGGAGTATACCCGGCATGGACGGCGGCTTCCGTTCCACCGGTTGAGGCCCTGAGGAGATAA
- a CDS encoding efflux RND transporter periplasmic adaptor subunit codes for MYKRIFAVAALIAAITVVGFYAFKSLMPDPEEKTSGPLYATAKVIRGDISVGVETSGPLNPSSGGGIIVPYSMDGQGPASYIIQEVFVKEGDEVKAGQLLVRLRAPNIQGEIESLEQQLKAAKESLADKVGLEPEEVYRLNPAEGITLKAPVDGRVIGLTLKEGAELKQGEIVARIVDDSKFKVVAKLNPGEYEIAKNFTKAFLRFYQFEGVIEGRIMDLNDEPVPEPALSTSQGDGEEPLYQYVYYMTIEGDNPGLVMPEMSVYIGVAPENVRKADEPGVLWLKFPSKVEGYSVEEAITSNVEARVTKVYVKNRNKVKKGDPIISLAGSDVRELLEEELEKIMELEDKLRRLYSQLELLEIRAPMDGIVADINAQPGRTVQMGEWLGSVYNVENMQLWSQVDDVDVLLVKQGSPVKVTVDAVPGKTFEGKVLHVATMGKDMSGITRFEVLISVKGSSELRPGMQAKAYIEAGSAKNVLLVPIEAVFEEDGQPSVEVLQPDGTTKVVRVELGLMNDRYAEIKSGLEEGQLVVTGSSADVLPGQKIKTNEILPESGQQGSGQGQGGSENTGQKGN; via the coding sequence GTGTACAAAAGGATTTTTGCTGTAGCTGCTTTGATAGCAGCGATAACTGTGGTGGGATTTTACGCTTTTAAGAGCCTTATGCCTGACCCTGAAGAAAAAACTTCGGGGCCGCTTTACGCGACTGCTAAAGTGATTCGGGGAGACATAAGCGTGGGAGTGGAAACATCGGGACCGTTGAACCCCAGCAGCGGTGGCGGTATAATTGTGCCTTACAGCATGGACGGCCAGGGGCCGGCTAGCTATATAATACAAGAAGTGTTTGTAAAAGAAGGCGACGAGGTTAAGGCGGGGCAGCTCCTCGTTAGGCTCAGGGCGCCAAACATCCAGGGGGAAATAGAGTCTTTGGAGCAGCAACTTAAGGCTGCCAAGGAATCCCTTGCCGACAAAGTAGGGCTTGAGCCTGAAGAGGTTTACCGCCTCAATCCTGCTGAAGGTATAACGCTGAAAGCTCCGGTGGACGGAAGGGTCATAGGGCTCACTTTAAAAGAAGGGGCTGAGCTAAAACAGGGGGAGATAGTTGCGAGGATAGTCGATGATTCGAAGTTTAAGGTCGTAGCAAAGCTCAATCCGGGGGAATACGAGATAGCGAAAAACTTTACCAAGGCCTTTTTGAGGTTTTACCAGTTTGAAGGCGTCATAGAAGGCAGGATAATGGATCTAAACGACGAACCGGTGCCCGAGCCGGCTTTAAGTACCAGCCAAGGAGACGGTGAAGAACCCCTTTATCAATATGTCTACTACATGACAATCGAAGGAGACAATCCAGGCCTTGTGATGCCTGAAATGTCGGTTTACATAGGTGTTGCGCCGGAAAATGTTAGAAAAGCCGACGAGCCCGGAGTGTTGTGGCTCAAATTTCCCTCCAAAGTAGAAGGGTATTCCGTAGAAGAAGCCATTACGAGCAACGTAGAAGCCAGGGTGACTAAAGTATACGTAAAAAACCGAAATAAAGTCAAGAAGGGAGACCCGATAATTTCACTAGCCGGTTCGGACGTGAGAGAATTGCTGGAAGAAGAGTTAGAAAAGATAATGGAGCTTGAAGATAAGTTGAGAAGACTTTACAGCCAGTTGGAACTTTTGGAAATAAGGGCTCCTATGGATGGAATTGTCGCGGACATAAATGCCCAGCCGGGGAGGACAGTACAGATGGGCGAATGGCTGGGGAGCGTGTACAATGTGGAGAACATGCAGCTTTGGTCCCAAGTGGACGATGTCGATGTGCTTTTAGTAAAACAGGGCTCGCCGGTGAAGGTGACGGTCGACGCCGTTCCGGGGAAGACTTTCGAAGGGAAGGTTCTGCACGTTGCTACTATGGGAAAGGACATGAGCGGCATTACCAGGTTTGAAGTGTTAATCAGCGTAAAGGGGAGCTCTGAGCTAAGGCCTGGTATGCAGGCAAAGGCTTATATAGAAGCGGGAAGCGCAAAAAACGTGCTTCTTGTTCCGATAGAGGCGGTATTTGAAGAAGACGGGCAGCCGTCAGTGGAGGTCTTGCAGCCCGACGGGACAACAAAAGTTGTGCGAGTAGAGCTTGGACTGATGAATGACCGCTACGCCGAGATAAAAAGCGGCCTAGAGGAAGGCCAATTGGTGGTGACCGGAAGCAGTGCCGACGTGCTCCCCGGGCAGAAGATAAAGACCAACGAAATTCTCCCCGAGAGCGGCCAGCAGGGAAGCGGCCAAGGCCAGGGCGGTAGTGAGAACACCGGCCAAAAAGGGAACTGA
- a CDS encoding ABC transporter ATP-binding protein — MGEGETLDLLELRGISKEYKTGRSVVKALSEIDLTVKRGEFVSIMGPSGSGKSTLLNVIGCLDRPTAGEYFLDGMKVERLSDDRLSEIRNKYIGFVFQSFHLLQGLDALGNVELPLIYRGMGTAERRKRAKEALEAVGLLDRVHHRPSELSGGEQQRVAIARALAQEPLLILADEPTGSLDSRTGKTIMELFQKLNSERGITLVMVTHDGEMASYGKRVVRLLDGRIEREEIL; from the coding sequence ATGGGAGAAGGTGAGACGTTGGATTTATTGGAGCTGAGAGGCATCTCGAAAGAGTATAAAACCGGCAGGAGCGTTGTAAAAGCCCTTTCGGAGATCGACCTTACGGTCAAAAGGGGCGAATTCGTTTCGATAATGGGCCCGTCGGGTTCGGGGAAGTCTACGCTGCTGAACGTAATAGGATGCCTGGACAGGCCCACTGCCGGGGAATATTTTTTAGATGGGATGAAGGTAGAGAGGCTTTCCGATGACAGACTCTCAGAGATAAGAAACAAGTACATAGGATTCGTCTTTCAGAGCTTTCACCTGCTCCAGGGGCTCGATGCCCTTGGGAATGTGGAACTGCCGTTGATATACAGGGGGATGGGCACTGCCGAAAGAAGAAAACGGGCTAAGGAAGCTTTAGAGGCCGTAGGGCTTTTGGATAGGGTGCACCACAGGCCTTCTGAACTTTCAGGGGGCGAACAGCAGAGGGTGGCAATAGCAAGGGCCCTTGCCCAAGAGCCGCTCTTAATCCTGGCGGATGAGCCCACAGGCTCTCTCGATTCCAGGACTGGCAAGACCATCATGGAGCTTTTTCAAAAGCTGAATTCGGAAAGGGGCATAACTTTAGTGATGGTAACCCATGACGGGGAGATGGCCAGCTATGGAAAGCGGGTCGTGAGGCTACTGGACGGAAGGATAGAGCGCGAGGAAATATTATAG
- a CDS encoding TetR/AcrR family transcriptional regulator, with protein MEEISIKYDSAFKKKKGRYEEIIIAAGKIFSSKGFHRARVEEIAKEAGIGKGTVYEYFKSKRHLFVEVIKYFTTKFLKEFKEAACSGKDYREKLENALGLLIDILHESSGFFELLVRDRWEMDERLYQWMVKVRGEASKVIEDILAEGIKAGKIKDINPRIPAMILIESSRLALFSGDLGNEGMSPGGLKRAIIDVVLNGILR; from the coding sequence ATGGAGGAGATTTCCATTAAATATGACTCGGCTTTTAAAAAGAAAAAGGGAAGGTACGAAGAGATAATAATCGCTGCGGGGAAGATATTTTCAAGCAAGGGATTTCACAGAGCCAGAGTGGAAGAGATAGCAAAGGAAGCTGGAATAGGAAAGGGGACGGTGTATGAATATTTCAAAAGCAAACGACACCTTTTTGTCGAGGTCATAAAGTATTTCACAACAAAATTTTTGAAAGAATTTAAGGAAGCGGCCTGCAGCGGTAAGGATTATAGAGAAAAACTCGAAAATGCTTTAGGGCTGTTGATAGACATACTCCACGAATCATCAGGCTTTTTCGAGCTACTGGTAAGGGACCGCTGGGAAATGGATGAGAGGTTGTACCAATGGATGGTAAAGGTGAGGGGCGAGGCTTCAAAGGTGATAGAGGATATACTGGCGGAAGGGATAAAAGCGGGGAAAATAAAGGACATCAACCCCAGAATACCGGCTATGATTCTGATAGAATCTAGCCGCCTCGCGCTTTTTTCGGGGGACCTCGGCAATGAGGGGATGAGTCCTGGAGGGCTGAAAAGGGCGATAATCGACGTAGTATTAAATGGGATTTTGAGATGA
- a CDS encoding TolC family protein produces MKRLKGIIALATILAISTFCLPSGAPGESPKEPLKLTLKEAVEIALRENPAIGVSELAVQKAELKREQLRYREKKVDEKEEELKQYGMSIKDFDYEYQMELGKKAADMELKLAVLGLEAAKRNIRFAVEAAYYAALSARDKVQIAKDSFERAKEMERIANALYKNGSATKKDVLDAQVKVATQEAELKKAQVDMEKAYIDLKKLIRIDMARPIELTEASEFKAVEKEVSLEELLEKARGNRIDLVQAKEQLELARLDFDMTKKVYPENTFQYKEKEYALKQAELNYKDVESKIEQEVRKAYLDYTAASFNIPILEKSLEMAEESYRIAKLSYEAGLIRSVDLFQAQEAVKQVRQQKAAAIYGYNLAALSLDNVIYMSISR; encoded by the coding sequence GTGAAAAGGCTGAAGGGAATTATAGCCCTTGCTACTATCCTTGCGATTTCTACGTTTTGTTTGCCTTCAGGGGCGCCGGGCGAAAGCCCAAAGGAGCCTCTGAAGCTCACGCTTAAAGAAGCGGTTGAGATCGCTTTAAGGGAGAACCCGGCTATCGGGGTTTCTGAGCTGGCGGTGCAAAAGGCCGAGCTTAAAAGAGAGCAACTGAGGTACCGGGAAAAGAAAGTCGACGAAAAGGAAGAGGAATTAAAGCAGTACGGTATGTCGATTAAGGACTTCGACTACGAATACCAGATGGAGCTCGGAAAAAAGGCTGCCGACATGGAACTTAAGCTTGCCGTGCTGGGATTAGAAGCGGCCAAAAGGAACATCCGATTTGCAGTGGAGGCGGCATACTATGCCGCACTCTCCGCAAGGGACAAGGTCCAAATAGCAAAGGACAGCTTCGAGCGGGCAAAAGAAATGGAGAGAATCGCAAACGCCCTTTACAAAAACGGCTCGGCGACGAAAAAGGATGTGCTAGATGCCCAGGTAAAAGTGGCGACGCAAGAAGCCGAACTTAAAAAAGCCCAGGTAGATATGGAAAAGGCGTATATAGACCTTAAAAAGCTTATCAGGATAGATATGGCAAGGCCTATAGAGCTTACCGAAGCTTCGGAGTTCAAGGCCGTGGAAAAAGAGGTGAGCTTAGAAGAGCTCCTTGAAAAGGCCAGGGGAAACAGGATAGATTTAGTTCAGGCAAAGGAACAACTGGAGCTTGCAAGACTTGATTTTGATATGACCAAGAAGGTCTATCCCGAAAATACATTCCAATATAAAGAAAAAGAGTATGCCCTGAAACAGGCTGAGCTCAACTATAAGGACGTGGAAAGCAAGATAGAGCAAGAAGTCAGGAAGGCGTACCTTGACTATACTGCGGCATCTTTTAATATACCTATTTTGGAAAAATCGCTGGAGATGGCAGAGGAAAGCTACCGCATAGCAAAATTGAGCTATGAGGCAGGCCTTATCCGGAGCGTAGACCTTTTCCAGGCGCAGGAAGCTGTAAAGCAGGTAAGGCAGCAGAAAGCAGCGGCTATCTATGGCTACAACCTTGCGGCATTATCGCTGGACAATGTAATTTACATGAGTATAAGCAGGTGA
- a CDS encoding efflux RND transporter permease subunit: protein MSLAKLSIKHPVTMVMIVVMVLVLGAVSLARLGTDLLPNISFPTIMIITRYQGAGPQEVENLVTKPLEQVISTVSNVKSIKSTSVEGASNITVEFNWGTDMDFAVLEVREKIDLIKDMLPSEVKSPQIYKYDASQMPLMEIAVAGGRDLEDLKKIADDKIKNRLLQLEGVGMVQVFGGTTKEIHVVVDPEKVVKYGTTMNSIAQALQLENLNLPGGSISYGKREYLVRINSEFADVSAIKNLPVTTASGSTIPLSSLAEVEYANETDVLSKLNGKPSVVLVLYKQSGYNTVQVADKVAKELENLKKELPSGSQYSIVFNQANFITKSIGNVVSNAITGGILAVAILYLFLRDIRTTLVIGISMPISIITTFILMYFGNLTLNLLSLGGLALGVGMLVDNSIVVLDNIFRHREEGEDNIGAAISGANEVTRAVIASTLTTIVVFLPVVYVQGIAAQLFKELALTVTFSLLASLAVSLTLTPLLCSRLMVGRVSLGKAGFVAKAGEKFDRAFSRLLELYKNALRWALGHRKAVVGIAAVFFILSLALSPLVGTEFLPKFDMGMVMITAQMPDGTRREVLEGTVDELVSRVKDIPEIESILTIAGFSQSGEEKDNEATVMIRLKPLSERKRNSEEITEEIRSKTMNIPGVKLSVVSLAGMMFMGEASEAVSIKIKGDDLEKLKEISKQVEDIVKSVQGTREIKSSLAEQRPEISIRVNRDVASLYGLNSAYVANYVKSAVQGAVATRLRTGGEEIDVKVMAKEDLVDDIEKLKSLAIPTPSGMMLPLSSIASVEKEEGPVSINREDQSRTIKVTANVVGRFSGDVNREIQQKFKNLRLPEGYFIEMGGEQQQMAESFGGLALAFALAILLVYMVMASQFESLLQPFIIMFTLPLAIIGVVFSLLLTGRSFNIASFIGLITLAGIVVNNGIVLIDFVNQMRERGLSREEAILRAGPIRLRPILMTTLTTILGLFPLSLGLGEGGEMRAALATVIMGGLAVSTVLTLIVVPVLYTVFEDFGKIFSRFRPARRKI from the coding sequence ATGAGCCTCGCAAAACTTTCTATAAAACACCCCGTTACCATGGTGATGATCGTCGTCATGGTGCTGGTGCTCGGAGCTGTTTCACTCGCCAGGCTCGGCACCGACCTTTTGCCAAATATAAGCTTTCCTACGATTATGATAATAACGAGGTACCAAGGGGCTGGCCCCCAAGAAGTTGAAAACCTTGTGACAAAGCCGCTGGAACAAGTTATTTCGACAGTTAGCAATGTAAAAAGCATAAAATCCACGTCGGTAGAAGGCGCGTCCAATATAACGGTAGAATTTAACTGGGGCACCGATATGGACTTTGCCGTATTAGAGGTTAGGGAAAAGATAGACCTGATAAAAGATATGCTGCCGTCGGAAGTAAAATCGCCGCAGATTTACAAGTATGATGCGTCGCAGATGCCCCTCATGGAAATCGCAGTGGCGGGAGGAAGGGACCTAGAGGACCTCAAAAAGATAGCGGATGACAAAATAAAAAATAGGCTGCTTCAGCTCGAAGGGGTGGGAATGGTCCAGGTCTTTGGCGGGACGACGAAGGAAATTCACGTGGTGGTAGATCCGGAAAAGGTGGTAAAGTACGGCACCACCATGAATTCCATCGCCCAAGCTCTTCAGCTTGAGAACCTAAACCTCCCCGGAGGAAGCATTTCTTATGGGAAAAGAGAATATTTGGTAAGGATAAACTCAGAGTTTGCGGATGTATCGGCGATTAAGAACCTGCCTGTAACCACAGCTTCAGGCAGCACAATACCTCTTTCGAGTTTAGCCGAGGTCGAATACGCCAATGAGACTGACGTCCTTTCCAAACTCAACGGCAAGCCCAGCGTTGTACTTGTGCTTTACAAGCAAAGCGGTTACAACACCGTCCAAGTGGCAGACAAAGTGGCAAAAGAGTTGGAGAATCTAAAGAAGGAGCTTCCCTCCGGCTCGCAATACAGCATCGTATTTAACCAAGCCAATTTCATAACGAAGTCTATTGGCAACGTGGTTAGCAACGCCATTACAGGAGGAATTCTAGCCGTAGCTATTCTCTACCTTTTCCTTCGCGATATTAGGACTACTCTTGTAATAGGTATATCGATGCCTATATCCATAATAACCACGTTCATATTGATGTACTTCGGAAACCTGACGCTGAACCTACTTTCGCTGGGTGGACTTGCGCTAGGCGTCGGCATGTTAGTAGATAACTCCATAGTAGTGCTCGACAATATATTCAGGCACAGGGAGGAAGGTGAGGACAACATAGGGGCGGCAATATCAGGCGCAAATGAGGTCACCAGGGCTGTAATAGCATCTACGCTGACTACAATTGTAGTCTTCCTGCCCGTAGTATATGTCCAGGGTATAGCCGCCCAGCTTTTTAAGGAACTGGCGCTGACGGTTACCTTTTCGCTCCTTGCTTCGCTTGCGGTTTCGCTCACGCTCACTCCGCTCTTGTGCTCCAGACTGATGGTTGGGAGAGTCTCATTGGGGAAAGCTGGTTTTGTTGCGAAGGCCGGCGAAAAATTTGACCGGGCCTTCAGCAGGCTGCTTGAGCTTTATAAAAATGCTCTAAGATGGGCCTTGGGACACCGAAAAGCTGTAGTAGGAATAGCGGCAGTGTTTTTCATTTTGAGCTTAGCACTTTCACCTTTAGTAGGGACGGAGTTTTTGCCCAAATTTGACATGGGCATGGTTATGATTACTGCACAGATGCCTGATGGGACGAGGAGAGAAGTGCTTGAAGGCACGGTAGATGAGTTGGTTTCCAGGGTAAAAGATATACCTGAGATAGAGAGCATACTGACGATCGCAGGTTTTTCTCAGTCGGGTGAAGAGAAGGACAATGAGGCAACGGTGATGATAAGGTTGAAACCTCTGTCCGAAAGGAAGAGAAACAGCGAAGAGATTACGGAAGAAATCAGGTCTAAGACGATGAATATTCCCGGTGTGAAATTGAGCGTGGTGTCTCTTGCCGGTATGATGTTCATGGGAGAAGCATCGGAAGCTGTATCCATAAAAATAAAGGGCGATGATCTGGAAAAACTAAAAGAGATATCCAAACAGGTAGAAGATATCGTCAAATCGGTCCAAGGGACGAGGGAAATAAAAAGCAGCCTTGCCGAGCAAAGGCCTGAGATAAGCATTAGGGTAAACCGGGATGTGGCCTCGCTTTACGGGTTAAATTCCGCTTATGTGGCAAATTACGTGAAATCTGCGGTACAGGGCGCAGTAGCTACGAGGCTGAGGACGGGCGGCGAAGAAATAGATGTGAAAGTCATGGCCAAGGAAGACCTGGTGGATGACATAGAAAAATTAAAGAGCCTTGCAATTCCAACGCCGTCAGGTATGATGCTGCCCCTTTCCAGCATAGCTTCAGTGGAAAAAGAAGAAGGGCCTGTATCTATAAACAGGGAGGACCAGTCCAGGACGATAAAGGTTACGGCCAACGTAGTAGGAAGGTTCTCCGGGGATGTAAACAGAGAGATACAGCAGAAATTCAAAAACCTCCGGCTTCCCGAAGGCTACTTTATTGAAATGGGCGGAGAACAGCAGCAGATGGCGGAATCATTCGGGGGATTGGCACTCGCATTTGCACTGGCGATACTGCTCGTCTACATGGTGATGGCGTCGCAGTTCGAGTCGCTCCTCCAGCCTTTCATAATAATGTTTACCCTGCCCCTTGCCATCATCGGCGTGGTGTTCTCGCTACTTCTCACAGGGAGAAGCTTCAATATTGCGTCCTTCATAGGTTTGATAACACTGGCGGGTATTGTCGTCAATAACGGAATAGTTTTGATAGACTTCGTAAACCAGATGAGAGAGCGGGGGCTTTCTAGGGAAGAGGCGATTTTGCGGGCCGGGCCCATAAGGCTGAGGCCTATATTGATGACGACACTGACTACGATACTAGGGCTCTTTCCCCTTTCGTTGGGGCTGGGCGAAGGCGGTGAAATGCGGGCAGCCCTTGCGACGGTAATTATGGGTGGACTTGCGGTTTCGACGGTCTTGACCCTGATAGTAGTGCCGGTTCTTTATACTGTTTTTGAGGACTTTGGGAAAATTTTCAGCAGGTTTCGCCCTGCTCGAAGAAAAATTTGA
- a CDS encoding efflux RND transporter periplasmic adaptor subunit: protein MLDKKKVFPVLICIIALLLVGGCGRKASESAEEKKAVPVRVESLSARNLSEYRYFTGTVEAKGQVVVTAKMAGKIKEVLVKAGDKVRAGQVLVKLDEKDVISQVQQARAAYDAAEANYNRTKAQLDQELKRLESSVKQAEENYKNVSQNYERMKKLYEEGAVSQKDFEAIQLQYNVTKEQYESAKEQLELTKASTMPETLAATKSQVEQARAALSAAQSALENTLVTSPVDGTIGSVDAKVGQFISPGSIVAVVGDTGSFFVKINVTEDVINSVKVGQTAEVSVDSIGATLKATVTSASPYKDIKTGLYPVELRIENPPSDLKPGMFARVKIAVITYENVLAVPEECVLNKEDKKIVYTIEQNRAKANEVAVGPTVEGYTIIKEGLKEGLTVVVEGQEYLEDGSLVEVVVRGE, encoded by the coding sequence GTGCTGGATAAGAAAAAAGTATTTCCAGTCCTTATTTGTATCATTGCGCTATTGCTGGTAGGAGGTTGTGGCAGAAAGGCTAGTGAATCGGCTGAAGAAAAAAAGGCCGTCCCGGTAAGAGTAGAAAGCCTTTCTGCCAGGAATCTTTCGGAATACCGGTATTTCACCGGAACCGTCGAGGCAAAAGGGCAGGTGGTAGTGACTGCGAAGATGGCAGGGAAAATAAAAGAAGTGCTGGTTAAGGCCGGCGACAAGGTAAGGGCGGGGCAGGTGCTGGTAAAGCTTGATGAAAAAGATGTGATTTCGCAAGTGCAGCAGGCAAGGGCTGCATACGACGCGGCAGAGGCGAATTACAATAGGACCAAGGCCCAGCTCGACCAGGAACTCAAAAGACTTGAGTCTTCTGTAAAACAGGCTGAGGAGAATTATAAAAATGTATCTCAAAACTACGAGCGGATGAAGAAGCTCTACGAAGAAGGGGCGGTATCCCAAAAGGACTTTGAGGCGATACAGCTTCAGTATAATGTGACGAAGGAGCAGTACGAATCGGCAAAAGAGCAGCTTGAACTCACCAAGGCAAGCACCATGCCCGAGACATTGGCTGCGACAAAATCTCAGGTTGAGCAGGCAAGAGCGGCTCTTTCTGCGGCGCAAAGCGCCCTTGAAAATACCCTTGTAACTTCTCCGGTAGATGGCACAATCGGGAGTGTAGACGCAAAAGTAGGCCAGTTTATAAGCCCTGGGTCTATAGTCGCTGTAGTGGGCGATACGGGGAGCTTTTTTGTCAAGATAAACGTGACCGAAGATGTGATCAATTCGGTAAAAGTAGGGCAGACCGCAGAAGTTTCAGTTGACTCTATTGGTGCTACTTTGAAGGCTACAGTTACGAGCGCCAGCCCTTATAAGGACATAAAGACCGGGCTATATCCGGTGGAGTTGAGGATAGAAAACCCGCCGTCGGACTTAAAGCCCGGGATGTTTGCGAGGGTAAAAATCGCGGTTATAACTTACGAGAATGTACTGGCAGTCCCGGAGGAGTGCGTTTTAAATAAGGAAGACAAAAAAATAGTATACACTATAGAACAAAATAGAGCTAAAGCCAATGAGGTAGCGGTGGGTCCGACAGTGGAAGGCTACACAATTATTAAAGAAGGACTTAAGGAAGGCTTGACTGTGGTGGTTGAAGGACAGGAATACCTTGAGGACGGCTCGCTTGTCGAAGTGGTTGTTAGGGGGGAATGA
- a CDS encoding HEPN domain-containing protein has protein sequence MAGSLLFLDMIDDALILFDREGFFTRFLQEFSSKLKKMGAKKEVADKVDELASISKWLRKEIEFSFYGDVDFIPTQEYTMEDAEKAYNDLQTVIEAAEKVILQKSV, from the coding sequence ATGGCAGGGAGTCTCCTTTTCCTCGATATGATAGATGACGCATTGATACTTTTTGACAGGGAAGGCTTTTTTACTCGGTTTTTGCAGGAATTTTCCTCGAAACTCAAAAAGATGGGAGCAAAAAAAGAAGTTGCTGATAAAGTTGACGAGCTTGCATCCATTTCCAAATGGCTCAGAAAAGAAATAGAATTTTCCTTTTATGGTGATGTTGACTTTATACCAACACAAGAGTATACGATGGAAGATGCAGAAAAAGCATATAATGACCTTCAAACAGTTATAGAGGCTGCAGAAAAGGTTATTCTTCAGAAATCTGTGTGA
- a CDS encoding response regulator transcription factor has protein sequence MKQKSILIVEDDVKIRMLLRDFLEREGFKVLESPNGRHALETFEKLKKEIDLIILDIMLPEIDGWTVCRNIRKISSVPIVMLTARSEDADEILGLELGADDYVKKPVKPTTLIARIKAILRRIENGEEIKNRLSFEGIEIDEDSYKVTVDGNEIILSPKEFSLLLILVKNKGKIISREQLLDAVWGVDYEGGLRTVDTHINRLRSKLGKYSCAIETVRGFGYRFGGSR, from the coding sequence TTGAAGCAAAAGAGCATCCTCATAGTGGAAGACGATGTAAAAATAAGAATGCTCCTGAGGGATTTTCTCGAAAGGGAGGGCTTTAAAGTCCTGGAATCCCCGAACGGAAGGCACGCCCTGGAAACCTTCGAAAAGCTAAAAAAAGAGATAGACCTTATCATCCTCGACATAATGCTCCCGGAAATCGACGGGTGGACCGTCTGCCGAAACATCCGGAAAATTTCTTCAGTCCCCATCGTAATGCTCACCGCCCGCTCGGAGGATGCCGACGAAATCCTGGGCCTTGAACTGGGGGCCGACGACTACGTGAAAAAGCCCGTAAAGCCCACCACGCTTATCGCCCGGATAAAGGCAATATTACGGCGCATCGAAAACGGAGAAGAAATAAAGAACCGCCTCTCATTCGAAGGCATAGAAATAGACGAGGACTCCTATAAAGTAACAGTTGACGGGAACGAAATCATACTCAGTCCAAAAGAATTTTCCCTCCTCCTCATCCTTGTAAAAAACAAGGGAAAGATAATTTCCAGAGAGCAACTGCTCGATGCGGTATGGGGCGTTGACTACGAAGGAGGCCTTCGCACGGTAGACACCCATATAAACCGGCTAAGAAGTAAATTGGGCAAATATTCCTGCGCCATTGAAACTGTGCGGGGATTCGGCTACAGATTTGGGGGGTCACGATGA